The stretch of DNA GGGACGGGGCGCGGTGGGCGGCGTCAGTCCGCCTGCTGCGGCTTGCTGCGCGACCAGATCAGGTCGTGCGTGCCGTCCTCGCCTTCGATCAGGCGGGCATAGACCGTTGCCGGGAACGAAGGATCGTCCAGGGTCACGGACACGTAGGGCCGTTCGGCCTTGCTGACTTTCTTCCACGCCGCGCCGATGTCGTGACCCGCCGCCTGCACGCGGAAGTCGGGGGCGTTCTCGCTGTCGCCCTTGTCGTTGGGAACCAGCTTGACCTTGACGTTGAACGTCAGGGTGCGAAGCGTGCCGGTGAAGCCGTCTTTCTCTGCGGTGAAGGTGCCGATGTTAGCCATGATGTTTCTCCTTTCGGGTTGAACAAGGTCGCGCCAGTGCGTCCTTGTTGTGAACCGGCCGGCGGGGGATGGGCGGGTCGCACCGCTTGCGGTCGCAATGCAGTGGAGAACCTGGAAGCGAAAAGAATTTGTCCCGCGAGGAATGCGCGCAGCGCAGGGGAAATTGTTTTCGCTGGAAGGTTGCGGCCATGAAGCCCAAGGCGCAGCCGTGCCTTCGCCAGATTCACGACAAGCCAAGGACGCACAGGCCGCCCGCACCCGAAAGGAGACATGGCCGACCTCGGCATTTCCGCGTGACGGCTTTA from Bordetella sp. FB-8 encodes:
- a CDS encoding DUF736 domain-containing protein; the protein is MANIGTFTAEKDGFTGTLRTLTFNVKVKLVPNDKGDSENAPDFRVQAAGHDIGAAWKKVSKAERPYVSVTLDDPSFPATVYARLIEGEDGTHDLIWSRSKPQQAD